Proteins from a genomic interval of Cyprinus carpio isolate SPL01 chromosome A21, ASM1834038v1, whole genome shotgun sequence:
- the LOC122134704 gene encoding transmembrane protein 185-like produces the protein MNLRGVFQDFNPSKFLIYACLLLFSVLLSLRLDGIIQWSYWAVFAPIWLWKLMVIIGASVGTGVWAHNPQYRAEGETCVEFKAMLIAVGIHLLLLTFEVLVCDRVQRGSHFWLLVFMPLFFVSPVSVAACVWGFRHDRSLELEILCSVNILQFIFIALRLDKIISWPWLVVCVPLWILMSFLCLVVLYYIVWSVLFLRSMDVIAEQRRTHITMAISWMTIVVPLLTFEILLVHKLDGHYNSNYVPVFVPLWVSLVTLMVTTFGQKGGNHWWFGIRKDFCQFLLELFPFLREYGNISYDLHHEDSEVSEELPIHEVPKIPPMFRKKTGVVITQSPGKYFVPPPKLCIDMPD, from the exons ATGAATCTCCGAGGCGTTTTTCAAGATTTCAACCCTAG TAAGTTCCTGATCTACGCCTGTCTGCTGCTCTTCTCCGTGCTGCTGTCGCTGAGGCTGGACGGTATCATCCAGTGGAGCTACTGGGCAGTGTTTGCGCCCATCTGGCTCTGGAAGCTCATGGTCATCATTGGGGCTTCCGTGGGCACCGGGGTTTGGGCGCACAACCCGCAATACAG GGCCGAGGGTGAGACCTGTGTGGAGTTTAAGGCCATGCTGATCGCTGTGGGGATCCACCTCCTCCTGCTCACCTTCGAGGTGCTGGTGTGTGACCGAGTGCAGCGGGGTTCACACTTCTGGCTCCTGGTCTTCATGCCGCTCTTCTTCGTCTCACCCGTCTCAGTGGCGGCGTGCGTGTGGGGATTCAGACACGACCGATCGCTCGAG CTGGAGATTCTGTGCTCTGTAAATATTCTTCAGTTCATCTTCATCGCTTTGAGACTGGATAAGATCATCAGCTGGCCGTGGTTG GTGGTGTGTGTGCCGCTGTGGATCCTCATGTCCTTCTTGTGTCTGGTGGTGCTCTATTACATTGTCTGGTCTGTGCTCTTCCTGCGGTCCATGGATGTCATTGCCGAGCAGCGGCGAACACACATCACCATGGCGATCAGCTGGATGACCATAGTGGTGCCCCTGCTTACTTTTGAG aTTCTTCTCGTTCACAAGCTGGATGGTCATTACAACTCCAACTACGTCCCGGTGTTTGTTCCTCTCTGGGTTTCTTTGGTGACTCTAATGGTGACAACGTTTGGCCAGAAAGGAGGCAATCACT GGTGGTTCGGCATTCGCAAAGACTTCTGCCAGTTTCTTCTTGAACTCTTCCCCTTCCTGAGGGAATATGGCAACATATCGTATGACCTACACCACGAAGACTCAGAGGTGTCCGAGGAATTACCCATCCACGAGGTGCCTAAAATCCCTCCCATGTTTCGTAAGAAGACGGGTGTGGTGATCACCCAGAGTCCTGGCAAATACTTTGTGCCGCCGCCCAAACTGTGCATCGACATGCCAGACTAA
- the LOC109045205 gene encoding cysteine protease ATG4A-like isoform X3, with product MEAVLAKYENQINAFSDFLEDLPEVDEPVWILGACYDLKTKKSELLSDVRSRLWFTYRKKFSPIGCCVSVVLQEGRGPSSDAGWGCMLRCGQMILAQALVCRHLGRDWRWDPEKRQPKEYHRILHCFLDKKDSCYSIHQMAQMGVGEGKSVGEWYGPNTVAQVLKKLALFDDWNTLAVYVSMDNTVVIEDIKKQCNSRAGESRSRAGPCGRGEEPASGQSCSEAEGRTLQSQRPLDWRPLLLVIPLRMGINSINPVYIQAFKECFKMPQSCGVLGGKPNLAYYFIGFIDDELIYLDPHTTQQAVDTESGSAVDDQSYHCQRTPHRMKITSLDPSVALGFFCKSEEDFDSWCDLGFQQELLKKRNLRMFELVEKHPSHWPPFVPPTKPEVQTTGAEFIESPDKLFESEEEFEILNV from the exons ATGGAGGCAG TTCTAGCCAAGTATGAGAATCAAATCAACGCATTCTCCGACTTCCTAGAAGACCTGCCGGAGGTAGACGAGCCAGTGTGGATCTTGGGAGCGTGTTATGATCTTAAAACAA AGAAATCAGAGCTGCTCTCGGATGTGCGCTCACGGCTGTGGTTCACATATAGGAAAAAGTTTTCTCCCATTG GATGCTGTGTGTCTGTGGTTTTGCAGGAGGGACGGGGCCCTTCATCAGACGCGGGATGGGGCTGCATGCTCCGCTGTGGACAGATGATCCTCGCGCAGGCTTTGGTCTGCAGGCACCTCGGTCGAG ATTGGAGATGGGATCCAGAGAAACGGCAGCCTAAAGAGTATCATCGCATCTTGCACTGCTTTTTAGACAAGAAGGATAGCTGCTACTCTATCCATCAGATGG CTCAGATGGGCGTCGGAGAGGGCAAGTCTGTTGGCGAATGGTATGGACCGAACACAGTGGCACAAGTTCTCAA GAAACTTGCTCTGTTTGATGACTGGAATACTTTGGCTGTGTATGTGTCAATGGACAACACCGTTGTTATTGAAGACATCA AGAAACAGTGTAACAGCCGGGCCGGGGAAAGCAGGTCCAGGGCTGGTCCCTGTGGCCGAGGAGAAGAGCCAGCGTCGGGCCAGAGCTGTTCAGAGGCTGAGGGAAGGACTCTTCAGTCCCAAAGGCCCCTGGACTGGAGGCCCCTGCTGCTGGTCATCCCTCTTCGCATGGGCATTAACAGCATCAACCCCGTCTACATTCAGGCCTTCAAA GAGTGTTTTAAGATGCCTCAGTCATGTGGTGTTTTGGGAGGAAAGCCCAACCTGGCCTATTACTTCATTGGATTTATTG ATGATGAGTTGATCTATCTGGACCCTCACACTACGCAGCAGGCCGTAGACACAGAATCAGGCAGTGCTGTGGACGACCAGAGCTATCACTGTCAGAGGACCCCACACCGCATGAAAATCACTAGCCTGGATCCGTCTGTTGCACTG GGCTTTTTCTGCAAGAGTGAGGAGGACTTTGACAGCTGGTGTGATCTGGGGTTTCAGCAG GAGCTCCTCAAGAAAAGAAATTTGCGGATGTTCGAGCTGGTGGAGAAACACCCATCTCATTGGCCTCCGTTCGTTCCTCCCACCAAACCAGAGGTGCAGACCACAGGAGCAG AGTTCATTGAGTCCCCAGACAAGCTTTTTGAGTCTGAAGAGGAGTTTGAGATCTTAAATGTGTGA
- the LOC109045205 gene encoding cysteine protease ATG4A-like isoform X2, whose amino-acid sequence MILKQRNQSCSRMCAHGCGSHIGKSFLPLEGRGPSSDAGWGCMLRCGQMILAQALVCRHLGRDWRWDPEKRQPKEYHRILHCFLDKKDSCYSIHQMAQMGVGEGKSVGEWYGPNTVAQVLKKLALFDDWNTLAVYVSMDNTVVIEDIKKQCNSRAGESRSRAGPCGRGEEPASGQSCSEAEGRTLQSQRPLDWRPLLLVIPLRMGINSINPVYIQAFKECFKMPQSCGVLGGKPNLAYYFIGFIDDELIYLDPHTTQQAVDTESGSAVDDQSYHCQRTPHRMKITSLDPSVALGFFCKSEEDFDSWCDLGFQQELLKKRNLRMFELVEKHPSHWPPFVPPTKPEVQTTGAEFIESPDKLFESEEEFEILNV is encoded by the exons ATGATCTTAAAACAA AGAAATCAGAGCTGCTCTCGGATGTGCGCTCACGGCTGTGGTTCACATATAGGAAAAAGTTTTCTCCCATTG GAGGGACGGGGCCCTTCATCAGACGCGGGATGGGGCTGCATGCTCCGCTGTGGACAGATGATCCTCGCGCAGGCTTTGGTCTGCAGGCACCTCGGTCGAG ATTGGAGATGGGATCCAGAGAAACGGCAGCCTAAAGAGTATCATCGCATCTTGCACTGCTTTTTAGACAAGAAGGATAGCTGCTACTCTATCCATCAGATGG CTCAGATGGGCGTCGGAGAGGGCAAGTCTGTTGGCGAATGGTATGGACCGAACACAGTGGCACAAGTTCTCAA GAAACTTGCTCTGTTTGATGACTGGAATACTTTGGCTGTGTATGTGTCAATGGACAACACCGTTGTTATTGAAGACATCA AGAAACAGTGTAACAGCCGGGCCGGGGAAAGCAGGTCCAGGGCTGGTCCCTGTGGCCGAGGAGAAGAGCCAGCGTCGGGCCAGAGCTGTTCAGAGGCTGAGGGAAGGACTCTTCAGTCCCAAAGGCCCCTGGACTGGAGGCCCCTGCTGCTGGTCATCCCTCTTCGCATGGGCATTAACAGCATCAACCCCGTCTACATTCAGGCCTTCAAA GAGTGTTTTAAGATGCCTCAGTCATGTGGTGTTTTGGGAGGAAAGCCCAACCTGGCCTATTACTTCATTGGATTTATTG ATGATGAGTTGATCTATCTGGACCCTCACACTACGCAGCAGGCCGTAGACACAGAATCAGGCAGTGCTGTGGACGACCAGAGCTATCACTGTCAGAGGACCCCACACCGCATGAAAATCACTAGCCTGGATCCGTCTGTTGCACTG GGCTTTTTCTGCAAGAGTGAGGAGGACTTTGACAGCTGGTGTGATCTGGGGTTTCAGCAG GAGCTCCTCAAGAAAAGAAATTTGCGGATGTTCGAGCTGGTGGAGAAACACCCATCTCATTGGCCTCCGTTCGTTCCTCCCACCAAACCAGAGGTGCAGACCACAGGAGCAG AGTTCATTGAGTCCCCAGACAAGCTTTTTGAGTCTGAAGAGGAGTTTGAGATCTTAAATGTGTGA
- the LOC109045205 gene encoding cysteine protease ATG4A-like isoform X1 has translation MILKQRNQSCSRMCAHGCGSHIGKSFLPLEGRGPSSDAGWGCMLRCGQMILAQALVCRHLGRDWRWDPEKRQPKEYHRILHCFLDKKDSCYSIHQMVCLVCVAQMGVGEGKSVGEWYGPNTVAQVLKKLALFDDWNTLAVYVSMDNTVVIEDIKKQCNSRAGESRSRAGPCGRGEEPASGQSCSEAEGRTLQSQRPLDWRPLLLVIPLRMGINSINPVYIQAFKECFKMPQSCGVLGGKPNLAYYFIGFIDDELIYLDPHTTQQAVDTESGSAVDDQSYHCQRTPHRMKITSLDPSVALGFFCKSEEDFDSWCDLGFQQELLKKRNLRMFELVEKHPSHWPPFVPPTKPEVQTTGAEFIESPDKLFESEEEFEILNV, from the exons ATGATCTTAAAACAA AGAAATCAGAGCTGCTCTCGGATGTGCGCTCACGGCTGTGGTTCACATATAGGAAAAAGTTTTCTCCCATTG GAGGGACGGGGCCCTTCATCAGACGCGGGATGGGGCTGCATGCTCCGCTGTGGACAGATGATCCTCGCGCAGGCTTTGGTCTGCAGGCACCTCGGTCGAG ATTGGAGATGGGATCCAGAGAAACGGCAGCCTAAAGAGTATCATCGCATCTTGCACTGCTTTTTAGACAAGAAGGATAGCTGCTACTCTATCCATCAGATGG TGTGTCTTGTTTGTGTAGCTCAGATGGGCGTCGGAGAGGGCAAGTCTGTTGGCGAATGGTATGGACCGAACACAGTGGCACAAGTTCTCAA GAAACTTGCTCTGTTTGATGACTGGAATACTTTGGCTGTGTATGTGTCAATGGACAACACCGTTGTTATTGAAGACATCA AGAAACAGTGTAACAGCCGGGCCGGGGAAAGCAGGTCCAGGGCTGGTCCCTGTGGCCGAGGAGAAGAGCCAGCGTCGGGCCAGAGCTGTTCAGAGGCTGAGGGAAGGACTCTTCAGTCCCAAAGGCCCCTGGACTGGAGGCCCCTGCTGCTGGTCATCCCTCTTCGCATGGGCATTAACAGCATCAACCCCGTCTACATTCAGGCCTTCAAA GAGTGTTTTAAGATGCCTCAGTCATGTGGTGTTTTGGGAGGAAAGCCCAACCTGGCCTATTACTTCATTGGATTTATTG ATGATGAGTTGATCTATCTGGACCCTCACACTACGCAGCAGGCCGTAGACACAGAATCAGGCAGTGCTGTGGACGACCAGAGCTATCACTGTCAGAGGACCCCACACCGCATGAAAATCACTAGCCTGGATCCGTCTGTTGCACTG GGCTTTTTCTGCAAGAGTGAGGAGGACTTTGACAGCTGGTGTGATCTGGGGTTTCAGCAG GAGCTCCTCAAGAAAAGAAATTTGCGGATGTTCGAGCTGGTGGAGAAACACCCATCTCATTGGCCTCCGTTCGTTCCTCCCACCAAACCAGAGGTGCAGACCACAGGAGCAG AGTTCATTGAGTCCCCAGACAAGCTTTTTGAGTCTGAAGAGGAGTTTGAGATCTTAAATGTGTGA
- the LOC109045204 gene encoding insulin receptor substrate 2-B-like: MEDRPRLPNHGVMLTLEAQPRRAVTKTAAISCAAGEPPSSSSSTSINNSGSRLPMHLTASSHSQPQRRYHPPYHFKVHHLFPDENPQDAVLRKNLPPLQYKVHDSAFCRVLSTDTTAAVLAAAAVCSGGVDRDIWKCGYLRKQKHGHKRFFVLRGPSNLGSSRLEYYDSEKKFRNALKAAASGVACPAKRVIYLSQCFTVNKRADAKNKYLIALYTKDEYFAVVAESEQEQEEWYLALTELMTEGKKGQLDNDELDDGYGTISPGTIFKEVWQVNVKPKGLGQTRNLMGVYRLCLSAKTIHLVKLNSETPAVNLPLMSIRRCGHSESFFFIEVGRSSSIGPGEIWVQVEDSVVAQNMHETILDTMKALKAFPDFRPRSKSQSSGSNPIPFITTRRHLGNLPPSQTGLQRLSRTDSVTGTPPTGKNRGRGQRYRTSSEGEGTQDRPLSSGTGSLVHLNTPVLSVGREESGSCCAHGSPGSSQHTRSASLPVSHFLSATSPISVSSSSGHGSASDTHTRPSSSSICGSPSDGGFNSSDEFCPSPCDFRYFHASCTTPESHGSTPPVREDYRLTEYMTMDWHRDGARTFEEESSYMERTFLKLAHSSKPKLGGGLSITQQKATQTSSSLDESSPVESKRHQVCSCLLKSAYKSYSELHHPNKPALLSSECQKKLPKDDGYTPMFYSIAPSPNADYIPMQPRANHPATLDIHPCSSQQADRFGYMMMLPGDSPSGREQVEYDDYMDMSQLTVAEGFSQASPEGPKTSYFSLPRSYKAPTREKCEKMEYIPMSPAEPSSPPSPGEYIHMDFGSRPSHVAASPSSVNSPSTPPPSQPCYRHCCSSPDHDCLGLNMDSLLKDHPPRHSLVAPWNPPNYARPLGCSFGQASTNLDPEKTHDECGDGPLRTMQRLCISEHLPFGHTDLKVIRADPQGRRRHSSETFIPSPASFIGGCGIRPSANQNLPEASRWQNSSSFDSMWSHSDASPDSAALATSTASGGTPQNTSSSYLNYIALDLREVPRVTRDTPPPHPAHSNLQESDAYAGIDFSVSGGRATASKD; the protein is encoded by the exons ATGGAAGATCGGCCGCGTTTACCGAATCACGGCGTCATGTTGACACTGGAGGCACAGCCGCGGCGCGCTGTCACGAAAACGGCCGCGATCTCTTGTGCTGCCGGGGAGcctccatcctcctcctcctccacctcaatCAATAACAGCGGCTCCCGTTTGCCCATGCACTTAACGGCCTCCTCTCATTCTCAGCCTCAGAGGAGGTACCATCCGCCTTACCACTTTAAAGTGCATCATCTGTTCCCGGATGAGAACCCTCAGGATGCTGTATTGAGGAAGAACTTGCCACCGCTCCAGTATAAAGTGCACGACTCTGCCTTCTGCCGCGTGCTGAGCACCGACACCACTGCTGCTGTCCTGGCCGCCGCCGCCGTCTGCTCCGGCGGTGTGGATAGGGACATATGGAAATGTGGCTATCTCAGAAAACAGAAGCACGGCCACAAGAGGTTCTTCGTCTTGAGGGGCCCCAGCAACCTCGGGTCCAGTCGGTTAGAGTATTACGACAGCGAGAAGAAATTTCGAAACGCCCTCAAAGCTGCTGCCTCCGGTGTCGCGTGCCCTGCCAAGAGGGTGATCTATCTGTCCCAGTGTTTTACGGTGAACAAGAGGGCTGATGCTAAGAACAAATACCTCATTGCCCTTTATACTAAAGATGAGTATTTCGCAGTGGTGGCAGAGAGCGAACAGGAGCAAGAGGAGTGGTACTTGGCCCTCACCGAACTTATGACGGAGGGAAAAAAGGGGCAGCTGGACAATGACGAACTCGATGACGGTTACGGGACGATTTCGCCAGGTACCATTTTCAAGGAGGTGTGGCAGGTCAACGTCAAACCTAAAGGCTTGGGTCAGACAAGGAATCTAATGGGCGTGTACCGTCTGTGCCTTTCCGCCAAGACTATTCACCTGGTGAAGCTGAACTCGGAGACGCCGGCCGTCAACCTGCCGCTAATGAGCATTCGCCGCTGCGGCCACTCCGAGAGCTTCTTCTTCATCGAGGTGGGCCGCTCTTCTTCCATCGGTCCGGGTGAAATCTGGGTGCAAGTCGAGGACTCGGTGGTGGCGCAGAACATGCACGAGACCATTCTCGACACCATGAAGGCTTTAAAGGCCTTTCCTGACTTTAGGCCGCGGAGCAAAAGCCAGTCCTCCGGCTCGAATCCCATACCATTTATCACTACTCGCCGACATCTCGGCAACCTTCCCCCAAGCCAAACTGGTCTGCAGCGCCTCTCCAGGACAGATTCAGTTACGGGCACGCCACCTACAGGGAAAAATAGAGGGCGGGGACAGCGCTACCGGACCTCCAGTGAGGGCGAAGGCACTCAGGACCGCCCTCTCAGCTCTGGCACGGGCAGCCTGGTGCACCTAAATACCCCCGTTCTCAGCGTGGGCAGGGAAGAAAGCGGCAGCTGCTGCGCCCATGGCTCACCAGGTTCGAGCCAGCACACCCGGTCCGCTTCACTTCCTGTGTCTCACTTCCTGTCTGCTACAAGCCCCATCAGTGTGTCCAGCAGCAGCGGGCACGGCTCGgcctctgacacacacactcgccCCTCTAGCTCCTCCATTTGTGGCTCCCCAAGTGACGGAGGCTTCAACTCGTCCGATGAGTTCTGCCCCAGCCCGTGTGACTTCAGGTACTTTCACGCAAGTTGCACCACGCCCGAATCCCACGGCAGCACTCCGCCCGTTCGAGAGGACTATCGTCTGACTGAATACATGACCATGGATTGGCACAGAGATGGGGCAAGGACTTTCGAGGAGGAGAGCAGTTACATGGAGAGGACTTTCCTCAAGCTAGCACATTCATCCAAGCCGAAGCTTGGCGGCGGTTTGAGTATCACACAGCAGAAAGCTACGCAAACCTCATCCTCTTTAGACGAGTCGAGCCCGGTGGAGTCGAAACGACACCAGGTTTGCTCGTGCCTGCTGAAGTCAGCCTATAAATCTTACTCTGAATTACATCACCCAAACAAACCTGCCTTGCTCAGCTCTGAGTGTCAAAAGAAACTGCCAAAAGACGATGGCTACACGCCCATGTTCTACAGCATTGCTCCCTCTCCGAATGCAGATTACATCCCTATGCAACCCCGAGCAAACCACCCCGCCACCCTGGACATTCACCCCTGTTCCTCGCAGCAGGCGGACCGATTTGGCTACATGATGATGCTCCCAGGCGACAGCCCCTCTGGTAGAGAGCAGGTGGAGTATGACGACTACATGGACATGTCCCAACTTACCGTGGCCGAAGGCTTTTCGCAGGCCTCGCCTGAAGGTCCAAAGACCTCATACTTCTCACTCCCGCGCTCCTACAAAGCCCCGACACGAGAAAAGTGCGAAAAGATGGAATACATTCCCATGTCCCCAGCTGAGCCCTCAAGCCCACCTAGTCCCGGAGAGTACATTCATATGGACTTCGGGTCCCGTCCATCTCACGTCGCAGCTTCTCCATCCTCCGTAAATTCACCCTCCACTCCGCCGCCTTCTCAGCCATGCTATCGGCACTGTTGCTCCTCACCAGACCATGACTGTTTGGGCCTAAACATGGACAGCCTCCTGAAGGACCACCCTCCTCGACACTCGCTCGTAGCACCATGGAACCCGCCCAACTATGCCCGTCCCTTAGGGTGCTCCTTTGGGCAGGCATCGACTAATTTAGATCCTGAAAAGACGCACGACGAATGCGGAGATGGTCCGTTGAGAACAATGCAGCGCCTTTGTATCTCCGAGCATCTGCCATTCGGTCATACGGATCTTAAGGTCATCAGGGCGGACCCGCAGGGAAGGAGACGACACAGTTCGGAAACGTTCATCCCCTCGCCTGCTTCTTTTATTGGTGGTTGCGGAATCAGgccctcagccaatcagaatctccCCGAAGCTAGCAGATGGCAAAACTCTAGCTCCTTCGATAGTATGTGGTCACACTCGGACGCCTCTCCCGACTCGGCAGCCCTAGCGACGAGCACCGCTAGCGGAGGGACGCCTCAGAACACCTCATCCAGCTACCTCAACTACATCGCTCTGGACCTGAGAGAAGTGCCCAGGGTCACACGCGACACTCCCCCTCCACACCCAGCTCACAGTAACCTCCAAGAGAGCGATGCTTACGCTGGTATAGACTTCTCCGTTTCGGGAGGACGTGCCACTGCCTCAAAAG ATTGA